The Rhinolophus sinicus isolate RSC01 linkage group LG17, ASM3656204v1, whole genome shotgun sequence DNA segment GCTCAACTGCTCACTTGAGATCATTCCAGGCCAttttggaggtggtggtgggggctgtGACGGGCCTGCCAGGGCACTCGCCTCCCGCTGCAACACCGGCCTGTTACTAACAGCCTAGTGCATAAAAGCCAAGCATGTACACAACTTAACACACCATGCAGAATGACCAGGTCTGATTTCAGACCACAGCCTTAAGCAGCTTATCACTCAggtatttgcataaaaatgatACAACTATAAGCTACTCTCTCTTTGAGTatcatttgtaaaaaagaaaaaaaataggagattAGGGAACAGTAATTTAATCTTAGGTGTAAATTGCTCTTATAGAAGTCAACTATAAATCTACGTTCCTCCCcctctttatttaattttctctgaaGTACATCCTGTAATGTATTTCAATTGAACCTCAGTAATGGCAAGGACTTTTAACCACAGTGAGTTAAACACGTGGCAAGCTTCCAAATGATGCTGATATTCTTTTGGGACAAAAAATGGGTCTAGAAATTTCAACTACGACAAAAAGCCATGAATTAGCAGAATAAGGAATAATGCTTTATGGAGTTAAAGGtatgaatctttaaaaagttaatgaacAAAAGATGGACATAATCAGAGAgagcattccttttttttttttttacaacaggTATCAGCAAATTTTGGACCAATGTAAATAATGCAAGGGTAAAGGAGACAAAATGTGAGTATTACATAGGTTTTCCCATTTCTAAACTTTATTGCTTATATAAGAGCAAGAGCCAGATATGGGTTCCAAAAGACAATCTACTATTGGTCTTCCTTATAAGAAAGTCTAAGAATCAGTAagaaatttatttccaaagtgATGCCTTATTTATTAAAGATCTTGGGAGAAAGGTAAAGTCTAATGTTCTAACAGTATCTTTTTCTCCACAAGGAAACAATGTATTTATCACTAGGATGTCTTTAGTTTTCCATATTCAAAGAGTAAGTTCCCATGTAAAGGATCACATAAACAAAGCCTAGTCTTCCTTCAGTGGTACTTAAAGgatttgggaaaaaaacattgttttctgattattttgtttcccttcagTGTCAGGCAGCATGAAGGAAAGAACACTGAATTTGGAGTATGAAGACCTGGGTTTGTTTCAACCTCTGTGAAACTCATAAACTTCAACCAAAAAAGGGGAATAATAACACCTGCCTAACCTCCCTGTCAGGGACATGTAAGGATCAAATAAGAGGTGACAataatttataaactgaaaagaaCTGTATTAATGAAGGTGTTGTGATTATAGAGAGGCTATTAAAGTCAAAGTTCTAAACTTCTACTCTttaaagatttataaataaatgctgagaattaagagactttttaaaaacaattaaagaaatatgagaaattaaaaaccaatcttaagagaaaatgtATGTTGATAAACACTGTATAACTTAAATGTGCCACCAGGGATTATAAAAGCTCCTGTTGGGACATTTTAGATAAACTGTCATCTATTCTTAGGTAATAAAATTCTAAGTTTCCTATTGTCCCAGAACTGAACTCTTAAGTACTTAAATTCTTTGAAGTACTTCTTGAAGAATGGGCACCTACACTAACTCTTAAGAAGCAGACCTTAAAATTTGTGTTCACAGCACCTCAAgattctccttttaaaatctctttgagaacacttgaaaaactgaaataaaaaaatatctattgGCTGGTACCTCTAGTCCATGTAGCTGTGTCTGTTGGCTAATCTGATGGTTTAGCTGCTGCAATTCTAGTCGCAGCTGTTCTCTCTCAGCAGATGGAAGGGGTTTTCCGTGACTGGCCACTTCTGACATGGATATTCTCTCCCTTCAGTGAGAAAGAAAGTgtggaataaatttaaaagtttatttatttattttaaattattgaccagaaaagcaaagagaaagtgaataattttaaaggtttgtaaaagtaaaaaaaaaaagactcgcACCTCTCACTGAAGTGTCCCTGAGAAGGTATGTTTTGATGAGGGGAATATGGAGAACCGCCCCAGCCACCGTGGGCTCCATACGGACTATAATCTGTAAGAGAACAATTCACTCTAGTGTGAGGAAGTCACAGACTTGATTCTATTCAGAGAGCTATAATCAAAAAGGCATCGGCATATTGTGTACACAGCTACCTGGAAAGATATCTACCAAAATGGTAATAGGGTACTGGGGTTTGTTTTTCCCCAATGAAACAgtctttgtaattttttctttggtttgaatttttaaaaaataagaatgtattattttaataaaagggaGCTACTGAAAAATAGGCACTCTTCATGTacagatatttaattttcatttgtaccCCTGGGTTATAATTATCTTTCTATTGGGATAATTCCAAGGAAAAGTTTTGAAGCTTACTGTTTTGGAAGATTATGGAAAGCACTGGCTGTGAGTGGGTAATAGGGATGGTGCCAAGGGGCATGCATGTGAACCCTCTAATGCTCTTACCTCTGAGAATCTTACCTGAGATGTTAATAGGTTTTGTGGGAGCTCCCTGAGGTGCCATAGCCTGCATTGGGCCAGCACTCGGATATATTGTTTTGGAAGTTCGAGAGATGGCGCCAAACCGAGATACTGTTGGTCGGTCTCCAAAAGGGATGAGGTCATCATCACTGGTTTCTGTTGCTCTTCTCTGATGATCCAATCGCTGGTCTCTCATTCCTTTACTCTCTACATTCTGATAATAAGTAAAATGAGAAATCCACCCCACAATTAGATCTCTAACATAATTTCCTCTAGCTCtgtaataaagttaaaaagagTATAATGCTTACTGGTAAGACCAAAATCATTTATTGCCTTTGGTTGTCAAGTAAgacattgttttttaaacctCTGACCAGTCCCCAATAAGAAATCTATTTTACTTCATGACCCAGTACCTatatacattcaaatatattttcatgacaAATGTTTTCCCTTACTATAGGTAATGTACTCTTGTATTTATATTGTATGGTAtttgaattcatttctttttaacacgttgcgtacggcagggtttaaatccctcgcgaagattctcgtgatccgtaagCAACGTGTTAAAAAAAAGGCCCATCATGACTCATTCAGTTAATTTCAAAACTCAATCGTTAgcaaaatactgtttaaaaatataaggcCAATACAGAGTTTTTAAAGGGATTACAGTCAGAAAGAaataattaggttggtgcaaaagtaactgcagtctaaaaggttaaaaataattgcaaaaaccgcaattacttttgcaccaacctaataccatgttttcccgaaaataagacctagcaggaccatcagctctaatgtgtcttttggagcaaaaattaatataagacccggtcttattttaatgtaatataagaccaggtcttattttaatatcatatacaacccggtcttatataatacaatacaatataatataataccgggtcttatattaatttttgctccaaaagatgcattagagctgatggtccagctaggtcttatttttggggaaacacggtaggtaccaagataaatagaaacagaaatctaATTGCTACACCCTTGCTATTCAAAGCATATAGTCTGAAGACCAGCAGCAccagcatcacttgggaactcAATAGAAATGAGCTCCCAACAGAAAATTCTGACTGAATTAGGACGTGCATTTTAATGGATCCCTAGGTAATTTATATGGACATTAATGTTTTAGAAACATCGGGCTAGACTTCTTTCACCAGCTTAGCAGATTTCCAATTACACTAGACTAAGTTGgccaacatttttattctttactgATTTAAGGCAATGAGTTTTCTTTTGCTGGTATATGTTACTTTCATATAAGCACCGTTTCTGAAAACCAGGTACAAAGCAAGGGCTCCTGTTCACCTCCACCTTCTCAGCTCATTCCTGTTCTTAGGCGGGCTATTCTCTATGGCCTTAAAAAACAATGTGCCTCTAATCAcagcacagaaaaacaaaaggttcatcgtgcttcttcctcttctataTCCCTTCCTCTCGCCCTCCCCCCTCTtttttggggaggtgggggggaaggCTGGCATCTAATCATATTTATGCCATAGATACCACTTCACTTACGGATAGTGGTATTAGCATCCAAGTCTTCCTTTTCTATTACCAAGAATTAGTTTTCTCTTAACCAAATGGACAAGTATTCATCCATGAAAACCAACATCATAACCCGGGGAACTTTATAGCTAATAAGGGCAAATGCTTTAAGAATAATAGTCAAGGCAtacctttgacccagcaataCGACATGTAAGCATAACTTTCATGCATGTCCACAAGGAGACACACACAACGTGTTCACTGTAGCAATGAGCATGATAGTAAAAGATCAAAAATAGCCTAAATGCCCagtaacaggaaaataaataaaaaataatttatatacattggATAATATCAGTTATTATACAATAGTATATGATAAAAGTAGTTAAAATTAATGACCTTGAACTATAGGTTCAAATTTGGATACATCTCAAAAACAATGCTGAGTGAAAATGCATGTTGAAGTATATAACATATAAGGTCTAtaaacatgcaaaacaaaactgtttagGAAGTATAAAATTATCCATGAAATGATAAACTCTCAATTCAGGATACAGGTTACctccagggaaggagggaaggaaacaaaaatgagattaGGGAAGTATACACAGGAAGATTGTGCTACTTTTGTAAAGgtttatttcctcaaaaaataaagaagcaattaAGATAAAATAGTGATATACTGTAAGCTTGGGTATTCGATAAACtggtgtttcattattttttgttaaaaaacaaaatcgcATAAGCATAACATTTCAGTATACCACAGCTTACTTGAGGTTAAGTAGCTGTTAGGTcggagcaaaagtaattgtgatttttgtaattatttttaaccttttacactgcaattacttttgcaccaacctaatacaattcTGACTCAAGTACCATTGTTGTTTACTAGGTTCACCTGTGCTATTTAAACTTCAGAGCTGTCAAAGGTTATCAATTACTTGCACAAAAAATCCAAGAGCTTGATTAATTATGCAAAATAATTCTGGTTCTAAACAGCTGCTGAGTTAACTGCTGGCTGTGCAGAAATATAAATGTCCTTCTTTGACTCGAGTAAGTATGAGaggatttttatttatcctgaaaggaacaaagagccatatactttaaatataattcaATTGCATAGTATAGAATATAGCCTGAAACTCTTGAGCAAAGCTCAAAGATTTGTGCCTCCACTATAATGGAGGGTAGTTTGTGGGGTTAACCTTGACCAGTGCTACTTATAGCTTAGTCATCACACATACCATCATCTCCACACCTCCTGGTGCCACAACATCTTTGGGTTTTGCATCTTTGGTTCCAATGTAGGAGCCGATGGTGTCACATGACCAGGGAGAATACTGGCTATAatcatttcctttgtatttcccAGGTCCCTTCAAGTCTTCATCCAAAaactacagatggaaaaaaaggaaaagaaaaaattagaaaaagaaacagatgaaattaattctaacaatacatatttttaaatctaatacatccaaaatattaccattttaacatgtaattaaCAGAAATATATTGATGCAACATTTTACTATTGGGGGCACTAACGAGACCCAGTGTGTACTTTATGCTTATAGCACATCTGAATTTGGACTTGCCATATTTTAACCActcattagccacatgtggctagtggttatcATACTGGACAGCATAGATCCAGAAATTCCATGTAATGGTTAATAAAAAATGCAGCAGATATTTTTGTGGACTACAAAatgctgattctaaaatgtgtcTGCAAATTCCAAGGACCAAGAATAGCAAAGAAGaacaacaaaactgaaaaacatacatCACCACATATTAAGACTTTTATAAAAGTACACTAAAGCCAATGTGGTGTTGGTATGTATAAGGACAGAgaaacagatcaatgaaacagaacagagtccagaaacatATATAGTCACCTGACCACGACAAAGGTGACCTGACTATGATAAAGGTGACTGCAGGGCACTAGGGAAAGGATGGTCTTTTCATTAAATGGTGCAGAGTCAATGAGATAGTCTTGGGGATAAAAAATGGATCATGACCCCTAGACtataatacaaaaatcaatgctAGATGGGCAGTAGatctaaatgaaataatcaagattttactgccttttttttttaaagagggcacagctcacagtgacccatgcagggattgaaccagcaaccttggtgctacccaCACCatgctctatccaactgagctaaccagccatccaATAATCAACCTTTTAGAAAAAAGCAcaggaaaatatctttataatcTTTATAATAGGAGAAGATAAACAGGATACAATAAACCActgataaaggaaaaattgataaactgagaCTAAAAATAATGTCTTACTTCCTCTTGATGGAAGGTAGGAGGCAATGTCGGTGAAGGTGCAAAAGGAGGTGGAGAGATAACTTTCCTTTCCTCTAGTTGGGCCATTATTTCCTTTCGTCTTCGATGTAGCTCATCTAGACTAGgatggggctggggaggaggaggaagtcgGCTATAAGGAGGCTCCTGAAAATGCAAAGGttagtaaaaaatgaaaacaaatttcagagcatgttcatttatttagcacatattttaaataagcagCCTGTTTACTCATCTTAACATTCGGAAATACTAAGActtaataaaacaaagcaaaacaaaacaaacaaaactccccAAAACTCAGGATTTCCaaatttaagttttgttttcttggccAGAGACCATAATTTCCAAGTAGGTCTAGAAATGTTAAAACCATCTAATGTCCAGAAACAAAAGAAGGGTTATTAGAGTGGGGTGggaattttttcccttttaatagTTTAACAAAAAAtccaacaaataaaatattacctacCCAAATtatgaaaagacaagaaaaaggggAAGCTTTcttactaaaacaaaaaatcactgcAAGCAACAATCAAATTAAACTTATGtactaagaagaaaagaaaaaaagaaaaaatatacagcaTACTCTGATGTACGGAGGTCTGATCTGAGTGGGATGAGGTGCCACTGGGTAGTACCCCTCCATCTGCTGGTATCTTTCTCTGGATTCTGGTACATAGGATGGTACTGCCGCAGGTGGAATCTCAATGGGTATAGGGCTCTCCCGGAAAATCTCCTCTCTTGGATATGACTGAGCAGGGTATACTCGACGGCCATCATAGTGTGGTGGGTACATAGGTGGGTACTGTTGTGGCTGTGTGCCATATTGCGAGTTAACTACACGATCTTGGAGGTAGGGTGGGTAATGATCCAAGTAGGGAGGCCCTGGTTCAGGAGCAGATGGTGGAGGTCGGACAAAGCGAGACACACATTGTGGCGGTGGAGTATAGTACATACCTATACGATGCAAAAGAGGACCCAAAAGCACAATGAGCCAATTGGTTTTTCTATATGAAACCTttcctttaaaactattttaacacTAAATAATTAACAATCCACTCATTTCTTTAGATGTTTTCCCTCTGCTTATGTAGTCAAGTTAGCTTtatgaaaaagaatgtaaaaattatccttaaaacTCAATGAAAAAACTAATCTATAATCTACAATAATAGACTGGCTCTCTCACTTGTTTGAACATTTTCTGGTGTGCCTTAATGCAATGCAAACATTAGAAAGCAAAAAACTTCTTTCCCTGAAACTCATAGATTCCACGAATCACTCACATGAGTTTTAAATGTGAAATTGAGTTAAATGGAGAGATGTGGCACAAAGATCCATTCTGCTGGTGCAGATCCAATAGCTACTGCATAGCTCTAGAGTTCTTGAGACAACAGTTACCACAGTAGCTTCCCAATTTCCAGACTTCTGTCTCAAGTGATGCGATTCTGAAGCGAGCAGTTAGGACAGAAGTTTCCAATTTCTACTGCTTCATTGTAACAGGTTCTATCTGCAGCAAGTTCTGGAACTTGTTCCTGGAGACCTAGCTTAAGCCTGCATTTCCAGTACCTTCCACTGATTTTGTAGGCACCTAAGCCTCTTGCATCAAACCTCTTTCTGCTTAATactgaaccctgactgatacactaTATTTAAGGTCACTTCAACAAAAGTAGTGGGGTTTTTCCTGCAATGGATGATCAAAAGGAAGATCCAAACCAACTTTTATCTTAGTTCGACATGTATTAATAATGCTGTGCCaatttaaaaccattattttgaaatcaGAGAAGACATTTCTGGTTCAAAATTAAGACAGCCttgggaaaaggaaatggagaacagCTTTAATCTTtcccagtttaaaaaataatagcactATACTGTTTCTGACAGAGCGATCCAACACTCCAGTTTAAAAatctgatgtttattttttttctatgaactgTGTATGTGAACCCTCAGTCACCTCCTCTCCTTCACCCTCCATACCTACTATTGTCATTAGTAAACTGGCTGATTTTTCCAACTTGTATGTTTTCTAAAAGTCTCTTCTTGCTTCCCACCACACTAATCCAACCTCAACACTCACACCTGAATGAGTAACAGTTTACCACTCCTTGACTCGAGACTTTCCTCTGCAATCCACTagtaaatttttctttctgtgcccaAAACTTCTATTTAAAGCACTTGTCCATAAAGTCTTTTTAATTCCTCAAGTTCTTAATGATTTCCCTTGAGTCTTGCAGTTAATTTCTATCACACTAATATTAACCGCAACTAAAATgaacatacatacacaaacaggcatacctcgttttattgcattTTGCTTTACTGAGTTTCACATATaactgcattttttacaaattgaaggtttgtggcaaccttCCACTGAGCAAGTCTATTAGTGTCATTTATCCAACATGCCCAGATGATAGCATTTTTaccaataaagtatttttaaattaaggtatatacaatattttttagacataatgctactACATACATTAAAAGACTACAGCACAGTGTAAACATATATACAGTGGGAAACCAAAAAAgtcatgtgactcactttattgcgatACTCGCTGTACTGCGGTGGTCTGAAACCAAACCTGCACTGCCTCCAAGGTCTGCCTGTGCATATATGTTAGTTTTCTATTCTGTACTAACATTGATTCTACGCCAGAAACTCTCTAAAAGTGTATATTATGTgctgcattttttcatatgtattacAGGGCCCAGATAATAGTAGGGGataattgaaaggaagaaaaatgtatgtgcaCATTTAATTTATACCCACTGTaatattaaattccttttttatatttgaagaaaattttgttCAGGAAAATATACAGTCCTTTGTCAGCAAATTTCCACTGCCTACTGGGGTGACTTGTTATTTCCAGaaatatatgaacatatttaatatataagtGCGTTTGGTAGTTAGGGCAATTTTCTTTTACAGCTTTGCTACTTCATTTCATACTCGTTGGTTATAAAATCCGTTTTTTCctgaagtattaaaaaaaatacatctatttATCTTAAAGAGGCCACTGCAAATATGATTCCTCTTACTTCGAATGGTTCTCATTAAGAAAAGTGAGAAGtgagcaaaacaaatgaaagaccGTTACCCTGCTGATAAGGTGCTGGTTCAAAGGGAGGAGCCGCTCCTCGAGGGTCCTGATAGTACACATCCGCCTGCTGTGCCGGGTATAACTGAGAACCCCGTGGGACCATCTGAAGTGGTTTGGTGACAGGCATAGGAGGCAGGTCTGCTGGCCCCCTTGGAGGTACAGGGTGCGGATTCACAGGTAAGGCAGAAATACTCTTGGGGACAGATTCTAACCTATAGGAACAAAATTCTGCAAGTCATGTTTAAGGCCTCAAAAATACTTCTAATGTATACAAActtaaacatacaaagaaaaattgcCACAGTTTGGTAAACTGATTTCTTCCAATAGTCATTGCTTCTACAAATTTtgcaaactttaattttatttcacctatgctaattgtttcttaaaaatcactaatacaagaaatagaaataaaacaacaaaataatggccaaaaaatgagttgaaagaaaacatagagatTATTCGTCATGTTtacaaagaaactttaaaatcagAGTTAGGAAAAATGACATACAGGTCCGGAGGAGATCCAGGGGCACTACTGCTCAGATGATCTATCTTTCCTGGCTTCAGGCTGGAGTCGTAGCTGGGGTCTGTCCCTCGGGGAATCAGCTGAGTTACCGTACTCCCTGCTGACACAATTCCATTTGGCATAGCAGGGGGTTTTCTGCTGGGCAGATCCACTGCACCTTCATCTGGAAGGACGGCTGCTGAAGGCAGGCCCACTTCATTAAGCTGACCCAAAGAGGCACTCAGGGGTCTCCTAGGGACCAGGCGTTTGTTCATTTTACGAAATCTATAGAAAAGGCAGAGGCATACAccaaaaaccaaaattataaaagcaaaagcaagaactaaaatgtatttaaaagaaagatacaaCAGTTAAAGATTCCAAGCACATTATCTTCTAGAAATTCTCTTCAAACCTTGATTTTAGCTGTCATCTTGAAAAcgtatgtgtacacatatgttcTATAAAATCTCAAGCAAGGCACACATGATTAAGTATAAAATTCCTTGTAATGAGTATTTGTAACATTACAAATTGTGCCAATTAATACTTGTATTAATAATAAGCGTAacttacttttattaaaattcctATTTCTAAAACTTATTGGACGAAATTTAGAAATTCCTATTTCTAAAACTTTCAGAGGATAGTTTCTGAAACATTTTACTTTAGCTTCCCCTCAAATGCCTTGGGATACAGTGTGCCTATActataaattaagaataaaacaaaccagTGTGCACTGAGaaaaaatttactatttattccattaaagtttttaaataatcaaaaactGCAATTTGTATCAGATATAATTCAGAAATACTGATGCTACATGTGCCTACATAAAgctgaaattatttgaaaattgagATAATGGAAACAATATAGAATGATGCCTAAATTTAAACAGATGCTCTGGTATAAAAGGCACGTAGATTCTAAATctaaccacaggaaaaaaaattaaaccatcaGACTCTAGTATCCTTGTTCACCAATGAAAGCAAATCTATTTACAACTATctagtgcatttaaaaaaataatttcaaacacaAACCCTCAAAAGATAAATgctatttttccaaatgtttcccATATCTGACAAATTTGAGGGTGGGGGGCGAGGAGGAGGGAACCTACCTGTCAGGGGtaaccactgttaacagtttGGAAAATAATCATACAGATTTTCCCTCTATAAACTGCCTTAATATTCATATGTATGTAAGattattatttacagaaataggGTCATATATAACTGCTTAGTAATTCCCTTCCTCCACCTCATAATCTTGGATATTCCTTTATATCAGTACATTTTAAGTTATTCCTAagtttttgctattaaaaaatgtAGTAATGGATAATTATGTACATGTGTTTGCACCCTTAGACTAAGTCGAATTTCTAAGTCTAATGTATGTACATTAGAAATTGTTTTAATGCTCCCAAACTATTATCACTCCTgataataaatgtcttttttcaaTATCTCATCAAACACTGGGTGGTATCAGTCTTTGTTAACTGATAGTTCAAAGATATCAaggtttttttaatttgcattctg contains these protein-coding regions:
- the RC3H1 gene encoding roquin-1 isoform X3, encoding MPVQAPQWTDFLSCPICTQTFDETIRKPISLGCGHTVCKMCLNKLHRKACPFDQTTINTDIELLPVNSALLQLVGAQVPEQQPITLCSGVEDTKHYEEAKKCVEELALYLKPLSSARGVGLNSTTQSVLSRPMQRKLVTLVHCQLVEEEGRIRAMRAARSLGERTVTELILQHQNPQQLSSNLWAAVRARGCQFLGPAMQEEALKLVLLALEDGSALSRKVLVLFVVQRLEPRFPQASKTSIGHVVQLLYRASCFKVTKRDEDSSLMQLKEEFRTYEALRREHDSQIVQIAMEAGLRIAPDQWSSLLYGDQSHKSHMQSIIDKLQTPASFAQSVQELTIALQRTGDPANLNRLRPHLELLANIDPSPDAPPPTWEQLENGLVAVRTVVHGLVDYIQNHSKKGADQQQPPQHSKYKTYMCRDMKQRGGCPRGASCTFAHSQEELEKFRKMNKRLVPRRPLSASLGQLNEVGLPSAAVLPDEGAVDLPSRKPPAMPNGIVSAGSTVTQLIPRGTDPSYDSSLKPGKIDHLSSSAPGSPPDLLESVPKSISALPVNPHPVPPRGPADLPPMPVTKPLQMVPRGSQLYPAQQADVYYQDPRGAAPPFEPAPYQQGMYYTPPPQCVSRFVRPPPSAPEPGPPYLDHYPPYLQDRVVNSQYGTQPQQYPPMYPPHYDGRRVYPAQSYPREEIFRESPIPIEIPPAAVPSYVPESRERYQQMEGYYPVAPHPTQIRPPYIREPPYSRLPPPPQPHPSLDELHRRRKEIMAQLEERKVISPPPFAPSPTLPPTFHQEEFLDEDLKGPGKYKGNDYSQYSPWSCDTIGSYIGTKDAKPKDVVAPGGVEMMNVESKGMRDQRLDHQRRATETSDDDLIPFGDRPTVSRFGAISRTSKTIYPSAGPMQAMAPQGAPTKPINISDYSPYGAHGGWGGSPYSPHQNIPSQGHFSERERISMSEVASHGKPLPSAEREQLRLELQQLNHQISQQTQLHGLEREASALAGPSQPPPPPPKWPGMISSEQLSLELHQVEREIGKRTRELSMENQCSLDMKSKLSTSKQAENGQPEPQNKVPAEDLTLTFSDIPNGSALTQENISLLSNKTSSLNLSEDPEGGGDNNESQRPSVAPSSAP
- the RC3H1 gene encoding roquin-1 isoform X1 gives rise to the protein MPVQAPQWTDFLSCPICTQTFDETIRKPISLGCGHTVCKMCLNKLHRKACPFDQTTINTDIELLPVNSALLQLVGAQVPEQQPITLCSGVEDTKHYEEAKKCVEELALYLKPLSSARGVGLNSTTQSVLSRPMQRKLVTLVHCQLVEEEGRIRAMRAARSLGERTVTELILQHQNPQQLSSNLWAAVRARGCQFLGPAMQEEALKLVLLALEDGSALSRKVLVLFVVQRLEPRFPQASKTSIGHVVQLLYRASCFKVTKRDEDSSLMQLKEEFRTYEALRREHDSQIVQIAMEAGLRIAPDQWSSLLYGDQSHKSHMQSIIDKLQTPASFAQSVQELTIALQRTGDPANLNRLRPHLELLANIDPSPDAPPPTWEQLENGLVAVRTVVHGLVDYIQNHSKKGADQQQPPQHSKYKTYMCRDMKQRGGCPRGASCTFAHSQEELEKFRKMNKRLVPRRPLSASLGQLNEVGLPSAAVLPDEGAVDLPSRKPPAMPNGIVSAGSTVTQLIPRGTDPSYDSSLKPGKIDHLSSSAPGSPPDLLESVPKSISALPVNPHPVPPRGPADLPPMPVTKPLQMVPRGSQLYPAQQADVYYQDPRGAAPPFEPAPYQQGMYYTPPPQCVSRFVRPPPSAPEPGPPYLDHYPPYLQDRVVNSQYGTQPQQYPPMYPPHYDGRRVYPAQSYPREEIFRESPIPIEIPPAAVPSYVPESRERYQQMEGYYPVAPHPTQIRPPYIREPPYSRLPPPPQPHPSLDELHRRRKEIMAQLEERKVISPPPFAPSPTLPPTFHQEEFLDEDLKGPGKYKGNDYSQYSPWSCDTIGSYIGTKDAKPKDVVAPGGVEMMNVESKGMRDQRLDHQRRATETSDDDLIPFGDRPTVSRFGAISRTSKTIYPSAGPMQAMAPQGAPTKPINISDYSPYGAHGGWGGSPYSPHQNIPSQGHFSERERISMSEVASHGKPLPSAEREQLRLELQQLNHQISQQTQLHGLEAVSNRPVLQREASALAGPSQPPPPPPKWPGMISSEQLSLELHQVEREIGKRTRELSMENQCSLDMKSKLSTSKQAENGQPEPQNKVPAEDLTLTFSDIPNGSALTQENISLLSNKTSSLNLSEDPEGGGDNNESQRPSVAPSSAP
- the RC3H1 gene encoding roquin-1 isoform X2 encodes the protein MPVQAPQWTDFLSCPICTQTFDETIRKPISLGCGHTVCKMCLNKLHRKACPFDQTTINTDIELLPVNSALLQLVGAQVPEQQPITLCSGVEDTKHYEEAKKCVEELALYLKPLSSARGVGLNSTTQSVLSRPMQRKLVTLVHCQLVEEEGRIRAMRAARSLGERTVTELILQHQNPQQLSSNLWAAVRARGCQFLGPAMQEEALKLVLLALEDGSALSRKVLVLFVVQRLEPRFPQASKTSIGHVVQLLYRASCFKVTKRDEDSSLMQLKEEFRTYEALRREHDSQIVQIAMEAGLRIAPDQWSSLLYGDQSHKSHMQSIIDKTPASFAQSVQELTIALQRTGDPANLNRLRPHLELLANIDPSPDAPPPTWEQLENGLVAVRTVVHGLVDYIQNHSKKGADQQQPPQHSKYKTYMCRDMKQRGGCPRGASCTFAHSQEELEKFRKMNKRLVPRRPLSASLGQLNEVGLPSAAVLPDEGAVDLPSRKPPAMPNGIVSAGSTVTQLIPRGTDPSYDSSLKPGKIDHLSSSAPGSPPDLLESVPKSISALPVNPHPVPPRGPADLPPMPVTKPLQMVPRGSQLYPAQQADVYYQDPRGAAPPFEPAPYQQGMYYTPPPQCVSRFVRPPPSAPEPGPPYLDHYPPYLQDRVVNSQYGTQPQQYPPMYPPHYDGRRVYPAQSYPREEIFRESPIPIEIPPAAVPSYVPESRERYQQMEGYYPVAPHPTQIRPPYIREPPYSRLPPPPQPHPSLDELHRRRKEIMAQLEERKVISPPPFAPSPTLPPTFHQEEFLDEDLKGPGKYKGNDYSQYSPWSCDTIGSYIGTKDAKPKDVVAPGGVEMMNVESKGMRDQRLDHQRRATETSDDDLIPFGDRPTVSRFGAISRTSKTIYPSAGPMQAMAPQGAPTKPINISDYSPYGAHGGWGGSPYSPHQNIPSQGHFSERERISMSEVASHGKPLPSAEREQLRLELQQLNHQISQQTQLHGLEAVSNRPVLQREASALAGPSQPPPPPPKWPGMISSEQLSLELHQVEREIGKRTRELSMENQCSLDMKSKLSTSKQAENGQPEPQNKVPAEDLTLTFSDIPNGSALTQENISLLSNKTSSLNLSEDPEGGGDNNESQRPSVAPSSAP